One Spinacia oleracea cultivar Varoflay chromosome 4, BTI_SOV_V1, whole genome shotgun sequence DNA segment encodes these proteins:
- the LOC110793676 gene encoding uncharacterized protein isoform X1: MSHILVILSSFVLLLVVTHATAITYTVTNNASNTAGGRRFTKEIGASYARRTLASATDFVWKSLQITNPADRIDTVHKVSLTVETMDGVAYTSNDQIHLSANYVQGYSGNVKTEVTGVLYHEMTHVWQWTGNGQAPGGLIEGIADYVRLKAGYAPSHWVRAGQGNRWDQGYDVTARFLDYCNSLRNGFVAELNKKMRGGYSDAFFNDLLGKSVNQLWTDYKAKFNN; encoded by the exons ATGTCTCACATATTAGTCATTTTATCCTCCTTCGTGCTACTCCTCGTCGTCACCCATGCAACCGCGATAACATACACAGTCACAAACAACGCCTCGAACACTGCTGGTGGACGTCGATTTACAAAAGAGATTGGGGCTTCCTATGCCCGTCGAACCCTCGCTTCTGCTACAGACTTTGTTTGGAAATCATTGCAGATAACCAACCCAGCTGACCGTATCGATACTGTCCACAAG GTGAGCCTTACAGTAGAGACCATGGACGGGGTAGCCTACACAAGCAACGACCAAATCCACTTGAGTGCGAACTATGTGCAAGGCTACTCAGGCAACGTGAAGACTGAAGTAACGGGTGTATTGTACCACGAAATGACCCATGTGTGGCAATGGACCGGGAATGGGCAAGCCCCGGGTGGGTTGATTGAGGGGATCGCGGATTATGTGAGGCTTAAGGCTGGTTATGCTCCGTCTCATTGGGTTAGAGCCGGTCAAGGTAACAGGTGGGATCAAGGTTATGATGTTACGGCCAGGTTCCTAGACTATTGTAACAGTTTGAGAAACGGGTTTGTGGCCGAGCTTAACAAGAAAATGAGGGGTGGGTATAGTGATGCTTTCTTCAATGATTTGTTAGGTAAGTCTGTAAATCAGCTTTGGACTGATTATAAGGCCAAGTTCAACAATTAA
- the LOC110793676 gene encoding uncharacterized protein isoform X2 — MSPFVILTSFLLLLLATGVTAVTYSVTNTATNTAGGTRFNNEVGSDYARQTLSSATDFIWNTFQQTNPADRKSTIQQVSLTVETMDGVAYTSNDQIHLSANYVQGYSGNVKTEVTGVLYHEMTHVWQWTGNGQAPGGLIEGIADYVRLKAGYAPSHWVRAGQGNRWDQGYDVTARFLDYCNSLRNGFVAELNKKMRGGYSDAFFNDLLGKSVNQLWTDYKAKFNN; from the exons ATGTCTCCCTTTGTTATCTTAACCTCCTTCCTTCTCCTCCTCCTCGCCACCGGAGTTACCGCGGTCACTTACTCGGTCACCAACACCGCCACCAACACCGCTGGCGGAACCCGATTCAACAATGAAGTTGGGTCTGACTATGCTCGACAAACTCTTTCATCTGCCACGGACTTTATTTGGAATACTTTTCAACAAACTAACCCGGCTGACCGTAAAAGCACTATCCAACAG GTGAGCCTTACAGTAGAGACCATGGACGGGGTAGCCTACACAAGCAACGACCAAATCCACTTGAGTGCGAACTATGTGCAAGGCTACTCAGGCAACGTGAAGACTGAAGTAACGGGTGTATTGTACCACGAAATGACCCATGTGTGGCAATGGACCGGGAATGGGCAAGCCCCGGGTGGGTTGATTGAGGGGATCGCGGATTATGTGAGGCTTAAGGCTGGTTATGCTCCGTCTCATTGGGTTAGAGCCGGTCAAGGTAACAGGTGGGATCAAGGTTATGATGTTACGGCCAGGTTCCTAGACTATTGTAACAGTTTGAGAAACGGGTTTGTGGCCGAGCTTAACAAGAAAATGAGGGGTGGGTATAGTGATGCTTTCTTCAATGATTTGTTAGGTAAGTCTGTAAATCAGCTTTGGACTGATTATAAGGCCAAGTTCAACAATTAA
- the LOC110793675 gene encoding uncharacterized protein produces the protein MGISKTEINLRRLIAAAPQQKNQAKLIHYVVTLRELLEQLTEETIPEGLPRVSKAKLNDYSEKIETIASKLVPPVEMFEEISTEATPQILEEVKVASPPGLRKRPVPSSFVEDRSRDNAGTDSSPLIKLDAAANSHIEKHRKLQEDLTDEMVGMARQLKESSLLMSQSVKNAGKVLDSTETAVEHSLASTSHANVRAIHIFSQSSKTSCFTWLLMFVMLMVFMMVVFLVRIT, from the exons ATGGGAATCAGCAAAACTGAGATAAATCTGAGAAGGTTAATTGCCGCTGCACCTCAACAGAAAAATCAGGCGAAATTAATTCAT TATGTGGTTACTTTGCGCGAATTGTTGGAACAGCTAACTGAAGAGACCATTCCGGAAGGCTTGCCCAG GGTCTCAAAAGCTAAATTAAATGACTACTCTGAGAAGATTGAAACTATTGCATCCAAATTAGTTCCCCCTGTG GAAATGTTTGAAGAGATTTCCACTGAGGCAACCCCTCAAATACTCGAAGAGGTAAAAGTTGCGTCGCCACCAGGACTAAGAAAGAGACCAGT TCCATCCTCGTTTGTTGAGGACAGATCACGTGATAATGCGGGAACTGATTCCTCACCACTTATCAAATTAGATGCTGCTGCAAATTCACATATAGAGAAGCACAG AAAGCTTCAAGAAGACTTGACAGATGAGATGGTGGGAATGGCACGGCAACTAAAAGAAAGCAGTCTCTTAATGAGTCAGTCAGTGAAAAATGCTGGGAAG GTACTTGATTCAACTGAAACGGCAGTTGAGCATAGCTTGGCAAGCACTAGTCACGCTAATGTAAGGGCAATTCATATTTTTTCACAGAGCTCGAAGACTTCATGTTTTACGTGGCTTCTTATGTTTGTTATGCTAATGGTCTTCATGATGGTGGTTTTCCTTGTTCGTATTACCTGA